From the Cryptomeria japonica chromosome 2, Sugi_1.0, whole genome shotgun sequence genome, one window contains:
- the LOC131049937 gene encoding uncharacterized protein LOC131049937, producing the protein MARFISVLDLKAFSRLCSHDFGFGNIARREYGAIAGKMELRGGKGEAKEAEEKSRQRSWMPHPVTGYYLPEDHFGDNKDVPLQRESKLKYNTLPSRPKN; encoded by the exons ATGGCCAGATTTATCTCCGTTCTCGATTTGAAGGCTTTCTCTCGACTTTGCAGTCATGATTTTGGCTTTGGAAATATAGCCAG GAGAGAATACGGCGCCATAGCAGGCAAAATGGAGTTACGAGGAGGGAAAGGGGAGGCAAAAGAGGCAGAGGAGAAGAGTAGGCAGAGAAGTTGGATGCCTCACCCTGTTACTGGCTATTATTTACCAGAGGACCATTTTGGGGATAATAAAGATGTTCCCCTGCAAAGGGAAAGTAAATTGAAATACAATACTCTTCCCTCTCGCCCAAAAAATTGA